The proteins below are encoded in one region of Sporosarcina sp. FSL K6-1508:
- a CDS encoding phosphatase: MIEIKNTNIGLILLLSSAIIYGSALIATTIYSLTLGGVNGQGWNTEYGIFGTALIKVGTLPLIIAVLLGIAGIVLLVLQERKA; encoded by the coding sequence ATGATTGAAATAAAAAATACAAATATAGGTTTGATTTTATTACTGTCGAGCGCAATTATCTATGGTTCAGCCTTAATAGCAACAACAATTTATTCTTTAACTCTTGGTGGTGTTAATGGTCAAGGTTGGAATACAGAGTATGGAATTTTTGGAACTGCTCTAATAAAAGTGGGAACTTTGCCATTAATAATAGCTGTTTTATTAGGAATAGCAGGCATTGTACTTTTGGTGCTACAAGAAAGAAAAGCTTGA
- the lepB gene encoding signal peptidase I, translating to MQKSTEKEVYSWIKSIAVAVFIVFICRQFLFTSVVVYGESMESTFENSDKVVVSKISKIERFDVIVFKVPDKDEQYIKRVIGLPGDSVEMKNDVLYINGKTYEEPYVKRNYKNKVSKITGDFTLKELTGNEKVPNGDLFFLGDNRLKSKDSRELGFISTDSVIGEVKFRFYPLQEIGIPK from the coding sequence TTGCAAAAAAGTACTGAAAAAGAAGTTTATTCTTGGATAAAGTCAATTGCTGTGGCAGTTTTTATTGTCTTTATATGTCGTCAATTTCTATTTACATCAGTGGTCGTTTACGGGGAATCTATGGAATCTACATTCGAAAATAGTGACAAGGTTGTAGTAAGTAAAATAAGTAAAATAGAGAGATTTGATGTAATTGTTTTCAAAGTGCCAGATAAGGATGAACAATATATTAAAAGAGTAATTGGTCTACCTGGAGATAGTGTGGAGATGAAAAATGATGTGTTATACATTAACGGCAAGACATATGAGGAACCTTATGTGAAAAGAAATTACAAAAACAAAGTCAGTAAAATCACTGGTGATTTTACTCTAAAGGAACTTACTGGAAATGAAAAGGTTCCAAATGGTGATTTGTTTTTTTTAGGAGATAATCGATTGAAAAGTAAGGATAGCAGAGAGTTAGGATTTATATCGACTGATTCGGTTATTGGAGAAGTGAAGTTTCGATTTTATCCATTGCAAGAAATCGGTATACCAAAATAA